The following proteins are encoded in a genomic region of Colletotrichum higginsianum IMI 349063 chromosome 9, whole genome shotgun sequence:
- a CDS encoding Amidophosphoribosyltransferase, whose product MAKLTDLPPETLLTITSFIWSGLPAKKRLFDASISKEKHALAKSLNREGLSVINLASTCKYLHRVLAADKYRFVSIPRCNSAQKLLSLLRLIRIRPEIGDHVQQLRLQLSVLPYGHTSVSYEQLRSLKAWAATIGITIADETWVGAIKYDNETDNSLIGAMEYEETCIAILCVMLFYYLRNVEEITFATSHDFCNAIRCQLQDSHLEPMQESPAVGRLPSLRSLAFEPASPSSSQGNRFDPFDIAEMATISSSISDIYLRGLTLYSEGFRDCPKAYLRSIILQDICIARGASSFYDFLQSCKNLRRFIQVATDDFYQQTWSHPPCPPKIQRVLRGSRRSLQTLCFYCFPFRWIDQNDMIFESFEAFKVLENLWVDAWSCGWAVKDNVENELDVESESNFEEESVSPAAAVTLIRTLPSSLRRLHIYGPVDRIYNSLRWLAGHCRDGMMPHLKEIAFDDLESTMATEKLKVMFREAGVRTCSVDMDPISW is encoded by the coding sequence ATGGCGAAGCTTACAGACCTTCCGCCAGAAACCCTGCTCACGATCACGTCGTTCATCTGGAGTGGCCTGCCCGCGAAAAAACGCCTTTTCGATGCTAGCATCAGCAAAGAGAAGCATGCTCTCGCAAAGAGCCTCAATCGCGAGGGGCTTTCCGTGATCAACCTTGCGAGCACCTGCAAATACCTTCACCGGGTCTTGGCAGCAGACAAATACCGATTCGTTAGCATCCCCAGATGCAACAGCGCCCAGAAATTGCTCTCTCTCCTACGGCTCATCCGTATACGACCTGAGATTGGCGATCACGTCCAGCAGCTACGTCTTCAACTCTCCGTGCTCCCCTATGGCCATACCTCGGTCAGCTACGAGCAGCTGCGTTCCCTGAAGGCCTGGGCGGCAACGATCGGGATTACGATCGCGGACGAAACCTGGGTAGGCGCCATAAAGTACGACAATGAAACAGATAACTCGTTGATCGGAGCGATGGAATACGAGGAGACGTGTATTGCTATCCTGTGCGTCATGCTTTTCTACTATCTCCGCAACGTCGAGGAGATCACCTTCGCGACTTCACACGATTTCTGTAACGCCATTCGCTGCCAGCTTCAAGATAGTCATCTGGAACCCATGCAGGAATCACCGGCAGTGGGTCGCCTCCCATCTCTTAGATCTCTGGCATTCGAACCCGCTTCACCCTCGTCTAGTCAGGGCAATCGATTTGACCCTTTCGACATCGCCGAAATGGCCACAATATCGAGTAGCATCTCGGACATCTACCTTCGTGGACTTACCCTATACTCTGAAGGATTTCGTGATTGTCCGAAAGCGTACCTCCGAAGCATCATCCTGCAGGATATTTGTATTGCGAGGGGAGCATCGTCGTTTTATGACTTTTTGCAGTCGTGCAAAAATCTGAGAAGATTCATCCAAGTGGCGACTGACGACTTTTACCAACAGACCTGGAGCCACCCACCCTGTCCCCCCAAGATTCAGAGAGTATTACGGGGAAGCCGAAGATCGCTTCAGACGCTGTGCTTTTATTGCTTCCCCTTCCGTTGGATTGACCAAAACGACATGATTTTCGAGTCTTTTGAGGCCTTCAAGGTCTTAGAGAACTTGTGGGTGGACGCTTGGAGCTGCGGATGGGCGGTCAAAGACAACGTCGAAAATGAACTCGATGTCGAGTCCGAGTCCAACTTCGAGGAGGAGTCTGTGTCGCCGGCTGCGGCTGTCACTTTGATTCGGACGctcccctcttctctccGGCGCCTTCACATTTACGGCCCTGTTGACCGCATTTACAACAGCTTGAGATGGCTGGCAGGCCACTGCCGGGACGGGATGATGCCTCACCTCAAAGAAATCGCCTTTGATGATTTGGAGTCCACAATGGCCACTGAGAAGCTAAAGGTCATGTTCAGGGAGGCGGGGGTCAGGACTTGCAGTGTGGACATGGATCCGATATCGTGGTGA
- a CDS encoding AAA family ATPase, which translates to MPPEVQLVPARQFPLEQREVVSPTKEMTDSSHNNANASHDDETSANFDAEALKTEEDAVVPDHGSPSGRGDLIPFKDTKEEFEVLQEATIRSQYLNTMGRSVFANEKEAGRLRTRGQQAILHHTFTEMRIEDLEKELKELRTYVYKLEDDLEPVKKKMLPVHRHELQCLSANQFRVTGQSSKLHWTQQPALEVQLPEGVAPITTSSETPVEPHAQAHEGEHPVSNRMQSDEPRTPESLRIRSYSLMSHLQDITGKEVLARAERSMIAGEMVHGGIVFLRPFKFFVRNEELIRESLKKLEDKMEKTQAAKNAPKPVDSKSEKTGQQEYEDTDLMEDLKLLIDRFFDVELTPTFELRRKIDEGTAVDIEYGDLWHLFSRGDIVVFQSDQTHARRVVNLAGGREPLSYRFDSEDEKVSRVDGFVVDCLSLHANGSTYVPKLEKVSIKRFNGKRPITSLLVYPLRFDPRKADLRTNFTAMGRRLLSLTSTPCCHKLVQGKTLDEPSHELDTQVIVDMTLAMSVNPEWRLKSAISTDDFTQRDKRETIQDPWCYHRREGCCGSDAIFKDLEYDEMDSQIFAGEMVGTLGPVQAKDLQEEDLMLMQPYVYAFVLRSRQWVKVWTADLRDVVFENNFEDLVVPDEHKETVRALVKTHENTRASHLSSDIRPSMGSGLDLVKGKGAGLVILLHGPPGVGKTSTAECVADDTKRPLYPITCGDIGETAAEVESNLQYNFRLATKWGCVLLLDEADVFLAKRTRSDLRHNAVTSVFLRSLEYYAGILFLTSNRVGAIDPAFKSRIQMSLSYPKLDLGVTCKLYEKFIERTKAEQKKTKTYNFKIRDKEILAFAKKHYLGLEKENRETWNGRQIRNAFQTAIALVEYQDMSKDADEPKPSLGKKQFKSVAQGSREFDDYLYSVLGSTEADGARQDGWRDDGFMASSAPLGYVPLTAVQRPQAAWPPQMKQSGKKEAQISDSDDASDSETDDEDVKEGDKGKKAKGTGSSAAAIETSAVSAAGGGSDMEQFQKFLKFQEMMAKQSA; encoded by the exons ATGCCACCCGAAGTGCAGCTGGTCCCCGCGCGACAATTCCCACTCGAACAGCGGGAAGTTGTTTCCCCTACGAAAGAAATGACAGACTCAAGTCATAACAACGCAAACGCGAGTCACGATGATGAAACTTCAGCCAACTTCGACGCAGAGGCTCTCAAGACCGAAGAGGACGCGGTGGTGCCAGATCATGGTTCCCCATCCGGGAGAGGAGACTTGATTCCGTTCAAGGACACCAAAGAAGAGTTTGAAGTATTACAAGAAGCGACAATACGGTCTCAGTATCTTAACACTATGGGGCGCAGTGTCTTTGCCAATGAGAAGGAGGCTGGACGCTTAAGGACGCGTGGACAACAGGCCATTCTGCACCACACATTCACCGAGATGCGAATCGAAGATCTGGAGAAAGAACTGAAGGAGCTGAGAACATACGTCTACAAACTCGAAGATGACTTGGAACcggtcaagaagaagatgctTCCCGTTCATCGACATGAACTGCAGTGTCTGAGTGCAAACCAATTCCGAGTCACTGGTCAATCAAGCAAACTTCACTGGACGCAGCAGCCGGCGCTGGAGGTTCAGCTACCAGAGGGCGTCGCGCCGATTACTACCAGTTCAGAGACGCCAGTCGAACCACACGCCCAGGCTCACGAAGGAGAGCATCCCGTATCGAACAGGATGCAGAGCGACGAGCCACGAACACCAGAGAGTCTACGCATCAGGTCGTACTCGTTGATGTCCCATTTACAAGATATCACTGGGAAAGAAGTCCTGGCACGTGCCGAAAGATCTATGATTGCGGGTGAAATGGTACACGGTGGTATCGTGTTTCTCCGCCCCTTCAAGTTCTTTGTGAGAAACGAGGAACTTATCAGGGAGAGCCTGAAGAAGCTGGAAGAcaagatggagaagacgcAGGCCGCGAAGAACGCACCAAAACCAGTCGACTCGAAGTCCGAGAAGACAGGACAGCAAGAGTACGAGGACACTGATCTCATGGAAGACCTTAAGCTTCTTATCGACCGATTCTTTGACGTGGAACTGACGCCGACTTTTGAGCTGCGTCGAAAGATCGATGAAGGAACGGCCGTTGACATTGAGTACGGCGATCTGTGGCACCTCTTCTCGCGAGGCGACATTGTTGTCTTCCAATCCGACCAGACCCATGCCCGAAGAGTGGTCAACCTGGCCGGAGGGCGCGAGCCTTTGAGCTACAGATTTGACAGTGAAGATGAAAAGGTTTCCCGGGTAGATGGGTTCGTTGTCGACTGCTTGAGCCTCCACGCCAATGGTTCTACTTATGTTCCGAAACTGGAAAAGGTTTCCATCAAGAGGTTCAACGGGAAAAGGCCGATCACCTCCCTACTCGTGTACCCTCTCCGATTCGATCCCAGAAAGGCCGATCTGCGCACCAATTTCACAGCAATGGGACGACGCCTACTGAGCCTCACCAGTACCCCGTGCTGCCACAAACTTGTGCAAGGAAAAACACTGGACGAACCATCTCACGAGCTCGATACGCAGGTCATTGTCGATATGACGCTTGCAATGAGTGTCAACCCAGAATGGCGGCTCAAGTCGGCTATATCGACCGACGACTTCACTCAGAGAGACAAGAGGGAAACGATACAAGATCCTTGGTGCTATCATCGCAGAGAAGGCTGCTGCGGCAGTGACGCCATCTTCAAAGACCTCGAGTACGACGAGATGGACTCCCAGATATTTGCCGGGGAAATGGTCGGGACCCTGGGGCCGGTCCAGGCAAAGGACCTCCAGGAAGAAGATCTGATGCTGATGCAGCCCTATGTCTATGCCTTCGTTCTTCGGTCCAGGCAATGGGTGAAAGTCTGGACGGCAGACCTACGCGACGTAGTATTCGAGAACAATTTCGAAGACCTCGTGGTCCCGGACGAACACAAGGAGACGGTCAGGGCGCTGGTCAAGACGCACGAGAACACACGTGCCTCTCATTTGTCATCAGATATAAGGCCCAGCATGGGTTCCGGGTTGGATCTGGTCAAGGGGAAAGGGGCCGGGCTGGTCATCCTGCTACACGGCCCTCCAGGAGTGGGAAAGACGTCGACAGCTGAGTGCGTCGCCGATGACACGAAGCGACCCTTGTATCCGATCACTTGCGGCGACATCGGCGAAACGGCTGCCGAAGTCGAGAGCAACCTGCAGTACAACTTCCGGCTCGCGACCAAATGGGGCTGcgtcctgctcctcgacgaggcggacgtCTTCCTCGCGAAGCGCACGCGCAGCGACCTGCGGCACAACGCCGTCACGAGCGTGTTCCTCCGCAGTCTCGAATACTACGCCGGGATCCTGTTCCTCACCTCCAACAGGGTCGGCGCCATTGACCCGGCCTTCAAGTCGAGAATCCAGATGTCGCTGTCCTACCCGAAGCTGGACCTCGGCGTGACCTGCAAGCTATATGAGAAGTTCATCGAGCGGACCAAGGCGGAGCAAAAGAAGACGAAAACGTACAACTTCAAGATCAGGGACAAAGAGATACTCGCTTTTGCCAAAAAACACTACCTCGGactcgagaaggagaaccGCGAGACGTGGAACGGAAG GCAGATTCGCAATGCATTCCAGACggccatcgccctcgtcgagtaCCAGGACATGTCCAAAGACGCGGACGAGCCTAAGCCATCCCTCGGCAAGAAGCAATTTAAGTCGGTGGCCCAAGGGTCTAGAGAGTTTGACGATTATCTCTATAGTGTTCTGGGATCGACTGAAGCGGATGGAGCTAGACAAGATGGCTGGCGTGACGATGGCTTCATGGCCTCGTCCGCGCCTCTTGGCTACGTCCCTCTGACTGCGGTCCAACGGCCACAGGCAGCATGGCCGCCGCAAATGAAACAGTccggcaagaaggaggcgcAGATatccgactcggacgacgcATCAGACTCCGAAacggacgatgaggacgtgAAAGAGGGCGATAAAGGGAAGAAGGCAAAGGGCACGGGCTCGTCAGCTGCTGCCATCGAGACATCAGCGGTTAgtgctgctggaggaggctCTGACATGGAGCAGTTCCAGAAGTTTCTCAAGTTCCAGGAGATGATGGCCAAGCAGAGCGCGTAG
- a CDS encoding C6 zinc finger domain-containing protein, with amino-acid sequence MSSGRTPPGSSGTKSHSGSPPQVRRGCSSCKARRVKCDGMRPACRRCSVTGTVCDGFLSGPKDGSPGRKIPLCPHQTSSVITPCDTHAGLVALSCSDRRHFEWFVRKISSRLPGVFSSPVWTKLVIQAGSTEPAILYAILAIGAVHERGLEMAEPCRANDEQETLKPQSSDTAERLSLQYYNKSISFLQSRLLMQDTESIRIVLIVCTIFICLEFMQKQYKTGLLHFQHSLRLLGSLQRSAEPAPSSDPIDEWFAEVIPRLDIQATLLSNELYSGCGPRTPLASQSLPDLFQTTRDASRHLNTLLIRAYRLKRDGGATSVAGDVSDIFELLATQQTLRNDLELWLQCFDDFKARTWSELSDGERIVCWSLPIHHTVAYIITNTSLNPENELIFDHYTHHFASIVSGSRKILDALQPSALPTPTADTSPDNTNPLSADCTADIGLVPPLFYAAIKCRVPRIRRQAVELLLLGERHEGLWDAVLSARIAREIMTLEERGIVDGVQDDKRASPDTVVPILPGPPRIHKLWIETPIEPKGDIILSVLRLHSNRKKEMLARRFDAANGFWTSSPLTPRVVDAAKHETSK; translated from the exons ATGAGTAGCGGCCGAACCCCACCCGGCAGTTCCGGCACCAAGTCTCACTCAGGCTCGCCTCCGCAAGTGAGGAGGGGCTGCTCGTCCTGCAA GGCCCGGAGAGTGAAGTGTGACGGGATGCGGCCGGCATGTCGTCGATGCAGCGTCACAGGGACGGTCTGCGATGGCTTCTTGAGCGGCCCCAAGGACGGCTCTCCGGGCCGAAAGATCCCGCTGTGCCCTCATCAGACCTCCTCCGTCATCACCCCTTGTGACACCCATGCCGGTCTCGTCGCGCTGAGCTGTTCGGACAGACGCCACTTCGAGTGGTTCGTCCGCAAAATCTCGAGTAGACTCCCCGGTGTATTTAGCTCGCCCGTGTGGACGAAGCTCGTCATCCAAGCAGGCTCAACGGAGCCGGCCATACTCTACGCTATACTTGCCATTGGGGCTGTCCATGAGAGGGGCCTGGAGATGGCTGAACCATGCAGAGCCAACGACGAGCAGGAGACACTCAAGCCGCAGTCCTCGGATACGGCAGAACGCCTCAGCCTGCAATACTACAACAAGTCCATCTCATTTCTACAGTCGCGCCTACTAATGCAGGACACCGAGTCAATAcgcatcgtcctcatcgtctgTACGATATTCATCTGCCTAGAGTTCATGCAGAAGCAGTACAAGACTGGTCTTCTCCATTTCCAGCACAGCCTCCGCCTGCTGGGCAGTTTGCAGAGAAGCGCGGaaccggcgccgtcgtcggacCCGATTGACGAGTGGTTCGCCGAAGTGATCCCCCGCCTTGATATCCAAGCGACCCTCCTCTCGAACGAGTTATACTCGGGATGCGGTCCACGAACTCCTTTGGCGTCTCAGTCGCTTCCTGACCTTTTTCAGACGACCCGTGATGCGAGTCGTCATCTGAACACTCTCTTGATCAGAGCATATCGGCTCAAAAGAGATGGCGGCGCGACAAGCGTAGCAGGTGATGTGTCCGACATCTTTGAGCTCCTGGCTACGCAGCAAACTCTCCGCAACGACCTGGAGTTGTGGCTTCAATGTTTTGATGATTTCAAAGCCAGGACCTGGAGCGAGTTATCAGACGGCGAAAGGATTGTTTGCTGGTCGTTGCCAATACACCACACTGTGGCATACATCATCACGAACACCTCTCTCAACCCTGAAAACGAGTTGATCTTTGACCACTACACCCATCACTTTGCTTCCATCGTCTCCGGGTCGCGCAAAATCCTCGACGCACTCCAGCCTTCAGCTCTACCGACGCCGACAGCGGATACTTCACCCGACAACACGAACCCCCTTTCTGCCGACTGCACTGCCGACATCGGCCTCGTGCCGCCGCTGTTCTACGCAGCTATTAAATGCCGCGTTCCTAGAATCAGGCGACAGGCAGTAGAGCTGCTTTTGTTGGGAGAACGGCACGAAGGACTCTGGGATGCGGTGTTGTCGGCACGCATCGCCAGGGAAATCATGACTCTGGAGGAAAGGGGGATAGTGGACGGTGTTCAGGACGACAAAAGGGCCTCCCCGGATACCGTCGTTCCCATCCTTCCCGGGCCGCCCAGGATACACAAGCTGTGGATTGAGACGCCCATTGAGCCCAAAGGAGATATCATTCTGAGTGTCCTGAGGCTACACAGCAACAGGAAAAAGGAAATGTTGGCAAGACGGTTCGATGCTGCAAATGGGTTCTGGACATCCAGTCCCCTCACACCACGGGTTGTTGATGCAGCCAAGCACGAAACAAGTAAATAG
- a CDS encoding OPT oligopeptide transporter: MGALDEKTGDTIDAVTPVDANPQRESFDDKVSLDEVARQLNATPEEVLEAREHSLALSLEETKESAERLVHQHGLDPNFPAGALERLKEFLANDDIFANPDAHTREIGEAKIEVSLLTTNSPYAEVRAVVDAHDDVTLPVSTIRSWTIGLFFVVFIAFINQLFSVRQPSITLRAEVVQLLAYPVGKAAERWLPDVGFTLFGVRHSLNPGPFNKKEHMLISIMASVGKTLPSSRYIIFTQWMDRYFGQKYAKSFSYQILLALSTNLMGFGLAGLCRRFLVYPSFCLWPASLVTIALNSSLHNGKSNQPLRGVNHPVPGPFKRIYSMSRYRLFLAAFAAMFVWFWFPDYIFGALSLFNWVAWIAPNNFTLTALTGVKKGLGFNPLPTFDWNVATHVVQPLVVPFRVTLNTFVGVFLGGITIIGLYWTNAYNTGYLPINSNLMYNHFGGSYNVSKILDGRGWLDEAKYQAYSPVYLAASSITMYYYFFAVYAATVSYAILFHRHDIALGFRSLLRSFKKEASNDFKDVHTRMMSNYPEVPEWWYLILNLAAIAFGVAAVAAWPTETSVGVVFFGIALALVFVIPTGIIFATTGMEVEFNVLAEFIGGAWEPGNALAMNFFKCFGYVTTAHALDFANDLKLAHYLKIPQRHTFAAQVVAVFVSAFVCTGVMNFQIENIPDLCSTNQKDRFTCPGVNTYFTAAVLFGSLGARKVFGSGGIYTALLSAFPVGFAVPFIFYFFQRKFPRTHWFSKIHPVMILSGGISWSPYNIAYMWPAVLPGWVSMVYLRQRYLAFWSKYNYVLSAAFSTAIAIAGVIIFFAVSYHGFEINWWGNDSESGCEATACTRLALPKGEYFGPRIGTYAA, encoded by the exons ATGGGCGCTCTTGATGAGAAGACGGGCGATACCATCGACGCTGTCACGCCGGTCGATGCGAATCCCCAG AGGGAAAGCTTCGATGACAAGGTCTCTCTTGATGAAGTTGCGAG GCAACTGAATGCAACCCCCGAGGAAGTCCTCGAGGCTAGAGAGCACTCCCTGGCACTCTCTCTCGAAGAGACCAAAGAG TCCGCCGAGAGACTCGTTCACCAACATGGCCTCGATCCCAATTTcccggccggcgccctcgagcgtCTCAAGGAGttcctcgccaacgacgacatcTTCGCCAACCCGGACGCCCACACCCGCGAGATCGGggaggccaagatcgaggTTTCCCTCCTGACGACCAACAGCCCCTACGCCGAGGtgcgcgccgtcgtcgacgcccacgaCGACGTGACCCTCCCCGTCAGCACCATCCGCTCCTGGACCATcggcctcttcttcgtcgtcttcatcgcctTCATCAACCAGCTGTTCAGCGTGCGCCAGCCGTCCATCACGCTCCGCGCCGAGGTTGTGCAGCTGTTGGCGTACCCCGTCGGAAAGGCGGCCGAGAGATGGCTTCCCGACGTTGGCTTCACGCTTTTCGGGGTCCGGCACAGTCTCAACCCCGGGCCCTTCAACAAGAAGGAGCATATGCTGATCTCGATCATGGCGAGTGTCGGAAAGACGCTTCCCAGTTCCAGATACATCA TCTTCACACAGTGGATGGATCGGTATTTCGGCCAGAAGTATGCCAAGTCCTTCAGCTATCAGATCCTTCTGGCACTTTCGACCAACCTGATGGGTTTTGGTCTGGCTGGTCTCTGCAGACGGTTCCTGGTCTATCCGTCCTTTTGTCTCTGGCCTGCCTCCCTCGTCACCATCGCCCTGAACAGCTCCCTTCACAACGGCAAGTCGAACCAACCGCTCCGCGGC GTCAACCACCCGGTGCCCGGCCCTTTCAAGAGGATCTACAGCATGTCCAGATACCGCCTCTTCCTGGCCGCGTTTGCCGCCATGTTCGTCTGGTTCTGGTTCCCGGACTACATCTTCGGGGCGCTCTCGCTGTTCAACTGGGTGGCCTGGATTGCCCCCAACAACTTCACCCTCACCGCTCTCACCGGTGTCAAGAAGGGGCTTGGCTTCAACCCCTTGCCCACCTTCGACTGGAACGTCGCGACGCACGTCGTCCAGCCCCTCGTCGTTCCGTTCCGCGTCACGCTCAACACcttcgtcggcgtcttcctAGGCGGTATCACCATCATTGGGCTCTACTGGACCAACGCGTACAACACCGGGTACCTCCCCATCAACTCCAACCTGATGTACAATCATTTTGGCGGCTCGTACAATGTCTCCAAGATTCTCGACGGCCGCGGGtggctcgacgaggccaagtATCAGGCCTACTCCCCGGTGTACCtggccgccagcagcatcaccATGTACTACTACTTCTTTGCCGTCTACGCGGCGACGGTTTCATACGCCATTCTCTTCCACCGGCACGACATTGCGCTCGGGTTTCGTAGTCTGCTGCGCAGCTTCAAGAAGGAAGCGTCAAACGACTTCAAGGATGTCCACACGAGGATGATGTCCAACTACCCGGAAG TTCCCGAGTGGTGGTATCTCATTCTCAACTTGGCTGCCATTGCTTTTGGTgttgctgccgtcgccgcatGGCCGACCGAG ACGAGTGTCGGCGTGGTTTTCTTCGGTATCGCCCTTGCACTGGTCTTCGTCATCCCGACCGGCATCATCTTCGCGACCACCGGAATGGAGGTTGAGTTCAA CGTTCTCGCCGAGTTCATCGGAGGTGCGTGGGAGCCCGGTAATGCTCTCGCCATGAACTTTTTCAAGTGCTTCGG ATATGTCACCACGGCTCATGCCCTCGACTTCGCCAACGACCTCAAGCTGGCGCATTACCTCAAGATCCCCCAGCGCCACACTTTTGCCGCCCAGGTCGTGGCCGTCTTTGTCTCGGCCTTCGTGTGCACGGGGGTCATGAATTTCCAGATTGAGAACATTCCGGACCTGTGCTCGAC AAACCAGAAAGATCGGTTCACCTGCCCCGGTGTGAACACCTACTTCACGGCTGCCGTGCTGTTCGGCAGTCTGGGTGCCCGTAAAGTCTTTGGCTCAGGCGGCATTTACACGGCGCTCTTGTCGGCCTTCCCCGTCGGTTTCGCGGTGCCGTTCATCTTCTACTTCTTCCAAAGGAAGTTCCCTCGCACCCACTGGTTCTCCAAGATCCATCCCGTCATGATCCTCAGCGGTGGCATCAGCTGGTCTCCT TACAACATCGCCTACATGTGGCCTGCTGTTCTTCCCGGATGGGTGAGCATGGTGTACCTCCGCCAGCGCTACCTCGCCTTCTGGTCCAAGTACAACTACGTGCTTTCGGCAGCCTTCTCTACGGCCATCGCCATTGCCGGCGTCATAATCTTTTTCGCCGTCAGCTATCATGGGTTCGAGATCAACTGGTGGGGCAATGACTCGGAAAGCGGATGCGAAGCCACGGCCTGCACGCGTCTCGCGCTGCCCAAGGGCGAGTACTTTGGACCGCGCATTGGTACCTATGCGGCATGA